The Musa acuminata AAA Group cultivar baxijiao chromosome BXJ1-3, Cavendish_Baxijiao_AAA, whole genome shotgun sequence genome window below encodes:
- the LOC103978083 gene encoding L-ascorbate oxidase homolog yields the protein MRRGREGAQVAWATAFFHLFPPLLLLLHRIPAVGAEDPYLYFTWNVTYGTVSPLGVPQQAILINGEFPGPNINSTTNNNIVVNVFNHLDEPFLFTWNGIQQRKNSWVDGTAGTNCPIPPGQNFTYHFQVKDQIGSFVYFPALDMHRAAGGFGGLRVNSRLLIPVPFADPADDYTALIGDWYTKSHKNLARLLDAGRTIGRPSGILINGRPGKDSTGKDDPPLFTMKSGKTYRYRVCNVGMKVSLNFRIQSHAMKLVEMDGSHTVQNVYDSLDVHVGQCLSVLVTANQEPRDYYMVASSRFTKYALSATGVIRYAGSNTPPSPDLPAAPSGWAWSFNQWRSFRLNLTASAARPNPQGSYHYGSINITRTIKLVNSVGLVDGKRRYALNAVSHSDAATPLKLAEYYGIADKVFKYDTIADEPAASDAPIKIVPNVVNATYRTFIEIVFENPDRSMQAYHLDGYSFFAAGMGHGKWTPESRKSYNLADAVSRHTIQVYQRSWSAILLTFDNAGMWNLRSELWERRYLGQQLYISVVSPERSLRDESNMPDNALLCGAVAKLPRPPSYI from the exons ATGAGGAGAGGAAGGGAAGGGGCCCAGGTGGCGTGGGCGACGGCGTTCTTCCATCTGTTtccaccccttctcctcctcctccaccgcatTCCGGCGGTAGGGGCCGAGGATCCCTATCTCTACTTCACGTGGAACGTGACCTACGGCACCGTCTCCCCCCTTGGCGTCCCGCAGCAGGCGATTCTGATCAATGGGGAGTTCCCCGGCCCCAACATCAACTCCACCACCAACAACAACATCGTCGTCAACGTCTTCAACCACCTCGATGAGCCCTTCCTCTTCACCTG GAACGGGATTCAACAGAGAAAGAACTCGTGGGTGGACGGCACGGCGGGCACCAATTGCCCCATCCCTCCGGGCCAAAACTTCACCTACCATTTCCAGGTCAAGGACCAGATAGGCAGTTTCGTCTACTTCCCCGCCCTCGACATGCACCGGGCCGCCGGCGGCTTCGGCGGCCTACGGGTCAACAGCCGCCTCCTCATCCCCGTCCCTTTCGCAGACCCCGCTGACGACTATACCGCCCTCATCGGTGATTGGTACACCAAGAGCCACAAAAACCTCGCCAGGCTCCTTGACGCCGGCCGCACCATCGGCCGTCCCTCCGGCATCCTCATCAATGGCCGCCCCGGTAAGGACTCCACAGGCAAGGACGATCCCCCGCTCTTCACCATGAAGTCCGGGAAGACCTACCGCTACCGCGTCTGCAACGTCGGCATGAAGGTGTCACTCAACTTCCGCATTCAATCCCACGCAATGAAGCTCGTCGAGATGGACGGCTCCCACACGGTGCAGAACGTGTACGACTCCCTCGACGTGCACGTCGGGCAGTGCCTGTCGGTGCTCGTCACCGCCAACCAGGAGCCCCGGGACTACTACATGGTGGCCTCCTCTCGCTTCACCAAGTACGCCCTGTCCGCGACCGGCGTGATCCGGTATGCCGGCTCCAACACTCCGCCGTCCCCGGACCTCCCGGCGGCGCCCTCCGGCTGGGCGTGGTCGTTCAATCAGTGGCGGTCTTTCCGGTTGAACCTCACCGCCAGCGCCGCTCGCCCCAACCCGCAGGGATCCTACCACTACGGTAGCATCAACATCACCCGCACCATCAAGCTCGTCAACTCGGTCGGGCTCGTCGACGGGAAGCGGCGCTACGCGCTCAACGCCGTGTCGCACTCGGACGCCGCCACGCCGCTCAAGCTCGCAGAATACTACGGCATTGCCGACAAGGTGTTCAAGTACGACACCATCGCCGACGAGCCGGCGGCGTCCGACGCCCCCATCAAGATCGTCCCCAACGTTGTCAACGCCACCTACCGGACGTTCATCGAGATCGTCTTCGAAAACCCCGACAGGAGCATGCAAGCCTACCATTTGGATGGCTACTCCTTCTTCGCAGCCGG GATGGGGCATGGGAAGTGGACGCCGGAGAGCCGGAAGAGCTACAATCTCGCAGACGCGGTGAGCCGGCACACGATCCAGGTGTACCAGCGGTCGTGGTCGGCGATCTTGCTGACGTTCGATAACGCGGGGATGTGGAACCTGCGGTCGGAGCTGTGGGAGCGGCGCTACTTGGGGCAGCAGCTCTACATCAGCGTGGTGTCGCCAGAGAGGTCGCTGAGAGATGAGTCCAACATGCCGGACAACGCGCTGCTCTGCGGCGCCGTCGCCAAGCTCCCCAGGCCGCCGTCCTACATCTAA